A genomic window from Streptomyces sp. NBC_00513 includes:
- a CDS encoding trypsin-like serine protease: protein MSHTRSRPTRFAALAVAGVSASLLLAGTAAALVGGSVAAGEHSYTARLTIGPEDTARSCTATLIDQSWVVTAASCFAATPGDTVPAGKPQQSATVTFNSGQVATITDLKPRAGRDLVLGRLDKPITAITPANLATTAPTADSEVSSAGYGYTQTLWGLGVNKPNKAAFKVTAVNTATVDIVGKSANDAICKGDTGAPILNAAGDVVAVASRSWQGGCIGESETRTNAITARTDDVAGWIQQIRLATILPDVTQVMTTADLNKDGRSDIVAVTGNGNLHAAYGLPDGTFAYGRPLWNLDGSWKSVAEIIGGDFNGDGNMDIAAVWGTGTLQLYVGKTDGTLAADKKMWPGNTNWQDMLQLARFKVDNSGRDGLLAIWNTGEMYAYNTGTNGLLNEQKRQMWPDKSWKTMKLLTTGDLNTDTRDDIVAVTPGGSLMRYDQNAQGGLNSGVNIWPNNSWAVNNAKIFAGDYDGDKKVDLLSHWTTELRFYKGDGTGLFTTGIKIWPMNP, encoded by the coding sequence ATGTCCCATACCCGCTCGCGCCCGACGCGGTTTGCCGCTCTCGCCGTCGCCGGAGTCTCCGCCTCCCTCCTCCTGGCCGGCACCGCAGCCGCGCTCGTCGGAGGGTCTGTCGCCGCCGGCGAGCACTCCTACACCGCGCGGCTCACCATCGGCCCCGAGGACACCGCAAGATCCTGCACGGCCACCCTGATCGATCAGAGCTGGGTCGTCACCGCCGCCAGCTGCTTCGCCGCCACACCCGGCGACACCGTTCCCGCGGGCAAGCCCCAACAGAGCGCCACCGTCACCTTCAACAGCGGTCAGGTGGCGACGATCACCGACCTCAAACCGCGCGCCGGCCGCGACCTGGTCCTGGGCCGACTGGACAAACCCATCACGGCCATCACCCCGGCCAACCTCGCCACCACCGCCCCCACCGCGGACAGCGAGGTCTCCTCCGCCGGCTACGGATACACCCAGACCCTGTGGGGACTGGGCGTCAACAAGCCCAACAAGGCCGCCTTCAAAGTGACCGCGGTCAACACCGCGACCGTGGACATCGTCGGCAAGAGCGCGAACGACGCCATCTGCAAGGGCGACACCGGAGCCCCGATCCTCAACGCCGCCGGCGACGTCGTCGCCGTCGCCAGCCGCTCCTGGCAAGGAGGCTGCATCGGCGAGAGTGAGACCCGCACCAACGCCATCACCGCGCGAACCGACGATGTCGCCGGATGGATCCAACAGATCCGCCTGGCCACCATCCTTCCCGACGTGACGCAGGTGATGACCACCGCCGACCTCAACAAGGACGGCCGCTCCGACATCGTCGCGGTCACCGGAAACGGGAACCTCCACGCCGCCTACGGCCTCCCCGACGGCACGTTCGCCTACGGCCGACCCCTGTGGAATCTCGACGGCAGCTGGAAGTCCGTGGCCGAGATCATCGGTGGCGATTTCAACGGCGACGGCAACATGGACATCGCGGCCGTTTGGGGTACGGGCACCCTTCAACTCTACGTGGGCAAGACCGACGGCACCCTGGCCGCCGACAAGAAGATGTGGCCTGGCAACACCAACTGGCAGGACATGCTCCAGCTGGCCCGCTTCAAGGTCGACAACTCCGGCCGCGACGGACTCCTGGCCATCTGGAACACCGGCGAAATGTACGCCTACAACACCGGCACGAACGGCCTCCTCAACGAGCAGAAGCGCCAGATGTGGCCCGACAAGTCATGGAAGACCATGAAGCTCCTGACCACGGGCGACCTCAACACCGACACCCGCGACGACATCGTCGCCGTCACCCCCGGCGGCTCCCTCATGCGCTACGACCAAAACGCCCAAGGCGGCCTCAACAGCGGTGTCAACATCTGGCCCAACAACAGCTGGGCCGTCAACAACGCCAAAATCTTCGCCGGTGACTACGACGGCGACAAGAAGGTCGACCTCCTCAGCCACTGGACCACCGAACTCCGCTTCTACAAGGGCGACGGCACCGGCCTCTTCACAACCGGCATCAAGATCTGGCCGATGAACCCCTAA
- a CDS encoding lamin tail domain-containing protein translates to MSASSTARRVAATVLAAGAIVSAAALPATAADRGHDRHPRVEISRVQADAPGRDDRSNRSLNGEWVEIRNTTRQPVNLRGWTLRDSDGNRYRFNDTRIGGRATIRIHTGSGRDTRTDLFQGKRDHVWDNRADTATLRDDRNRTVDTESWGRRR, encoded by the coding sequence ATGTCTGCTTCGTCGACCGCCCGTCGTGTCGCCGCGACCGTCCTCGCCGCCGGCGCCATCGTCTCCGCCGCCGCACTCCCCGCCACCGCGGCGGACCGGGGTCATGACCGGCACCCGCGGGTGGAGATCTCCCGGGTCCAGGCCGACGCTCCCGGGCGTGACGACCGCTCCAATCGTTCCCTGAACGGCGAGTGGGTCGAGATCCGCAACACCACCCGCCAGCCGGTCAACCTGCGCGGCTGGACGCTGCGGGACTCCGACGGCAACCGGTACCGCTTCAACGACACCCGCATCGGCGGCCGCGCCACCATCCGGATCCACACCGGATCCGGCCGCGACACCCGCACCGACCTGTTCCAGGGCAAGCGCGACCACGTCTGGGACAACCGCGCCGACACCGCCACCCTGCGCGACGACCGTAACCGCACCGTCGACACCGAGTCCTGGGGCCGCCGCCGCTAA
- a CDS encoding HNH endonuclease family protein yields MIMKWAATAAAAALALSLPATTAHAAEQRPTAAPQIVPIGVAVSALQLAIEDRTGYQRTSFKHWNAGANPSDGCNTRLEVLIAEAVEAPEIGPGCTLTGGVWWSYYDERPVTPAGALDIDHMVPLAEAWDSGASAWTAARREAYANDLGQETSLVAVTARSNRQKSDQDPAEWLPPSADALCRYGAEWTATKLRWGLAVDELERDRLLDIAAGCGGTEVEVTPAP; encoded by the coding sequence ATGATCATGAAGTGGGCCGCGACCGCAGCCGCCGCGGCGCTCGCCCTGTCCCTCCCCGCCACCACCGCCCACGCCGCCGAACAGCGGCCGACCGCCGCTCCGCAGATCGTGCCGATCGGCGTCGCGGTGTCCGCGCTCCAGCTCGCAATCGAGGATCGGACCGGATACCAGCGCACCTCCTTCAAGCACTGGAACGCGGGCGCGAACCCGTCGGACGGCTGCAACACCAGGTTGGAGGTGCTAATCGCGGAGGCAGTCGAGGCCCCCGAGATCGGCCCCGGTTGCACGCTGACGGGTGGGGTGTGGTGGTCGTACTACGACGAACGGCCCGTGACCCCGGCCGGGGCGCTGGACATCGACCACATGGTCCCGTTGGCCGAGGCCTGGGACAGCGGAGCCTCCGCGTGGACGGCGGCGCGCCGGGAGGCGTATGCGAACGACCTCGGTCAGGAGACGTCGCTGGTGGCGGTGACGGCCCGTTCGAACCGTCAGAAGTCCGACCAGGATCCGGCGGAGTGGCTGCCGCCGTCCGCGGACGCGCTGTGCCGCTACGGCGCGGAGTGGACCGCGACCAAGCTCCGCTGGGGCCTGGCCGTCGACGAACTGGAGCGCGACCGGCTGCTCGACATCGCGGCCGGATGCGGCGGCACCGAGGTGGAGGTCACCCCCGCCCCGTGA
- a CDS encoding Helicase associated domain protein — translation MYGVQLREHQVDQKSAFRKWVGFPARSSVPSQGARGTIVSATGSGKTITAAACALECFPGGRILVTVPTLDLLAQTAQAWRLVGHTAPMVAVCSLENDAVLNSLGVRTTTNPIQLALWAATGPVVVLATYASLVDREDIDAAEGQRKMRGPLEAALAGGERLYGQQMAPFDLAIVDEAHGTAGDLGRPWAAIHDNQRIPADFRLYLTATPRILAAARPQKGADGQEAEIASMADDPDGTYGAWLAELGLSEAIEREILAGFEIDVLEIRDPSPILGESEEARRGRRLALLQTALLEHAATYNLRTVMTFHQKVEEAAAFAEKLPETAAALYMNDASDADLAAANRLPKSSIDAEFYELEAGRHVPPDRVWSAWLCGDHLVSERREVLRQFANGIDAAGRRVHRAFLASVRVLGEGVDITGERGVEAVCFADTRGSQVEIVQNIGRALRLNRDGSTKVARIIVPVFLAPNEDPTDMVASASYRPLVAVLQGLRSHDERLVEQLASRALTSGKRKVHVQRDEDGRITGAGGESDGEDQEDGVDAAAESALLHFSSPRDAATIAAFLRTRVYRPESLVWLEGYQALIRWRKENKITGIHAVPYDTEVELGVTKDFPLGRWVHQQRKALRAGELEERRKTLLDAPEAGMVWEPGEEAWEAKLAALRSYRRATGHLAPRQDAMWGEGEAMVPIGQHMANLRRKGAKNGLGKNEDTATTRAAQLTAIDEDWDCPWPLDWQRHHRVLADLVDADGILPYIAPGVTFDGDDIGKWRWRQQEPGTWAQLSTEQQERLTALGIQAPEAPSPAPAAARTTKGPSKAQQAFQRGLTALAQWVEREGTDRPVPRAHGEEIAVEGEAEPVVVKLGVWITNTKQRRGKLTAEQLNALRELGIVWA, via the coding sequence ATGTACGGTGTTCAGCTCAGGGAACACCAAGTCGACCAGAAGTCGGCGTTCCGAAAGTGGGTGGGATTTCCTGCAAGGTCATCTGTACCCTCTCAGGGGGCTCGGGGCACGATCGTCTCCGCTACCGGGTCGGGCAAGACGATCACAGCCGCCGCGTGCGCGCTGGAGTGCTTCCCGGGCGGCCGGATCCTCGTGACCGTGCCGACCCTGGACCTGCTCGCGCAGACCGCCCAAGCGTGGCGCCTGGTGGGCCACACCGCGCCGATGGTCGCGGTGTGCTCGCTGGAGAACGACGCGGTGCTCAACTCGCTGGGGGTGCGCACCACCACCAACCCGATCCAGCTCGCCCTGTGGGCCGCGACCGGCCCGGTCGTCGTGCTCGCCACGTACGCCTCCCTCGTGGACCGTGAGGACATCGACGCAGCCGAGGGCCAGCGGAAGATGCGCGGGCCGCTGGAGGCCGCCCTGGCGGGCGGGGAACGGCTGTACGGGCAGCAGATGGCCCCGTTCGACCTCGCGATCGTGGACGAGGCCCATGGAACCGCCGGCGATCTCGGGCGGCCGTGGGCGGCGATCCACGACAACCAGCGGATCCCGGCCGACTTCCGGCTCTACCTCACCGCCACCCCGCGCATCCTCGCAGCAGCCCGCCCCCAGAAGGGCGCGGACGGCCAGGAGGCGGAGATCGCGTCCATGGCCGACGACCCGGACGGCACCTACGGCGCGTGGCTCGCAGAGCTCGGGCTCTCGGAGGCAATCGAGCGCGAGATCCTTGCGGGCTTCGAGATCGACGTCCTGGAGATCCGCGACCCCTCCCCCATCCTCGGGGAGTCGGAAGAGGCGCGGCGGGGCCGGCGCCTGGCGCTCCTGCAGACCGCACTTTTGGAGCACGCGGCGACGTACAACTTGCGTACGGTCATGACGTTCCACCAGAAGGTGGAGGAGGCCGCCGCGTTCGCGGAGAAGCTGCCCGAGACCGCCGCCGCGCTGTACATGAACGACGCGTCCGACGCCGACCTGGCCGCAGCCAACAGGCTGCCGAAGTCGTCGATCGACGCGGAGTTCTACGAACTCGAGGCCGGCCGCCACGTACCGCCGGACCGCGTGTGGTCGGCGTGGCTGTGCGGCGACCACCTCGTGTCCGAGCGGCGCGAGGTCCTGCGCCAGTTCGCCAACGGCATCGACGCGGCCGGGCGCCGGGTCCACCGCGCTTTCCTCGCGTCCGTTCGCGTACTTGGGGAGGGCGTCGACATCACCGGCGAGCGGGGCGTGGAAGCCGTCTGCTTCGCCGATACCCGCGGCTCGCAGGTCGAGATCGTCCAGAACATCGGCCGCGCCCTGCGGCTCAACCGCGACGGCAGCACGAAGGTCGCCCGCATCATCGTGCCGGTGTTCCTGGCCCCGAACGAGGACCCCACCGACATGGTCGCCAGCGCCAGCTACCGACCCCTCGTAGCGGTCCTCCAAGGCCTCCGCAGCCATGACGAACGACTCGTCGAACAGCTCGCCTCCCGCGCCCTCACCAGCGGCAAGCGCAAAGTCCACGTCCAGCGTGACGAAGACGGGCGGATCACCGGGGCCGGCGGTGAGAGCGACGGCGAGGACCAGGAGGACGGAGTCGACGCCGCTGCTGAGTCGGCCCTGCTCCACTTCTCCAGCCCGCGCGACGCCGCCACCATCGCCGCGTTCCTGCGCACCCGCGTCTACCGGCCCGAGTCGCTGGTGTGGCTGGAGGGCTACCAAGCCCTCATCCGCTGGCGGAAGGAGAACAAGATCACCGGCATCCACGCCGTCCCCTACGACACCGAGGTCGAATTGGGGGTCACCAAGGACTTCCCCCTCGGCCGATGGGTCCACCAACAGCGCAAGGCCCTGCGCGCCGGCGAACTCGAGGAACGGCGCAAGACCCTGCTCGACGCCCCGGAGGCTGGCATGGTGTGGGAGCCCGGCGAGGAAGCGTGGGAGGCCAAGCTCGCCGCCCTGCGGTCGTACCGGCGGGCCACCGGACACCTCGCACCCCGACAGGACGCGATGTGGGGCGAAGGCGAGGCGATGGTGCCCATCGGGCAACACATGGCCAACCTCCGACGCAAGGGCGCAAAGAACGGCCTCGGAAAAAACGAGGACACCGCGACGACCCGGGCGGCGCAGCTCACCGCGATCGACGAGGACTGGGACTGCCCGTGGCCACTGGACTGGCAACGCCACCACCGCGTCCTCGCCGACCTGGTCGACGCCGACGGCATACTGCCCTACATCGCACCCGGCGTCACCTTCGACGGCGACGACATCGGCAAATGGCGGTGGCGGCAGCAAGAACCGGGCACCTGGGCGCAGCTGTCGACCGAGCAGCAGGAACGGCTGACCGCACTGGGCATCCAGGCCCCTGAGGCCCCGTCTCCCGCGCCTGCGGCAGCGCGTACCACGAAGGGTCCGAGCAAGGCGCAGCAGGCATTCCAGCGAGGGCTGACAGCGCTCGCGCAGTGGGTCGAGCGGGAAGGCACAGACCGACCAGTGCCACGCGCGCACGGCGAGGAGATCGCGGTCGAGGGTGAGGCGGAGCCCGTGGTCGTGAAACTCGGCGTATGGATCACCAACACCAAGCAGCGGCGCGGAAAACTCACCGCCGAGCAACTCAACGCACTACGAGAACTCGGCATTGTGTGGGCATGA
- a CDS encoding polymorphic toxin-type HINT domain-containing protein: protein MRTFTARRRTLRVILSAGLLTGLLGTTPAAVAAEEPGLTPQQARPYVVGYWQTGGRGLKEAAEQALLGGDDAVRKFLDEAEGIEHADNRVETARLAMTGGPRVREAAVAALHKTPAELRDFLLKGLEQPQDADRRVDIARLVQIGGPRVRQAGEAALKGSYADRETFLQQDQYTAQETDNRVEVARMTSTGGPNVQAAARAALQGTPEDIVEFLEVGQFTARNRDQEHATIAELTAQAQAAGKQAEDATKQAEEASNKAVQASNLAKEAATKAAAETQAAKNDAKRAAVKAAQAAEAARAAAQAAQEAIGSANAANRAARRAALAAAQTASAAAAAADAANTAHNAAVAAAGDASKADAARTAAAGARAAAQFATQSAVAAQNAGRASAAAALASDAAKGASANALAAAAAAEQANDYADAAGAHSTEARQAAIEARRHANAANAAANRSAGFARRAADAAYGARDAANSAAAHANKAADYADDAAEHAGVAATYSAQAQKNAEAAKNAADTAAAAVTKAKEVASLAREIEAGALETRTQAAIERAMSLKAESEAQVSASASLQVQALSLNDTATSLATEAARPDVDVKATATKGRQLAMQAMKLLGPWHQDAAARALSGTDQDVLDYLRTRWKEANHSDARQRVANLSTQSPHPSVRTAATEALKGTPEQVEAFLNEGRFTAGYTEMRVEVARYTNTGGTHVKEAAQKALTNGSGKALAVFLQAGQYAARMADERVAAAQLTNIGGEEAKAAAKIALAGSPASLHDFIATGQHTAHLKDDLATHHVDQINRLLNEGDVIVAKAQKNRWLAAEAAAKAVQATADAQKAAGQAAESARQAQTAANDATASANKAANSAAAAHNSAATARNAADRANQDASDAENSAAQADDSASYARQSAKQANDSAEQAHKSALAAGKSRDEAETMAKDAWTAVRDLVEKEMAEALRQAEAERKQQQQQKAKPKRICRPFASRESMIPLIPCLQDFENSEISVGEVAPVLRNIIWEVTGLNDIKACIKEPTLFGCTVAAAGVTPWGKIKLVGKLAGKLDDAVEALKNMRVTRRAVQCLTSNAAHSFPAGTRVLTAAGTSVPIEEIRVGDRITATDPTTGETGPRAVTRTIRTPDDRNFTDVTLTDGSSITSTAGHPYWVENRKRWIDARDLRAGDALRTPVGTTVEVNDTHRWTGLQPAYDLTVDDLHSYYVNTGSVDVLVHNTDGVCPAWVLKALDELGPSPRGHATSGFAFRDGERVWQRPIVSGLSPNSQKISDFLEASDDFPEFLEYVGTAHHAEVKLAWEMAENGPKGEKLDFVINKNYVCPKPPEVPQPKLTPMGCLQAVPAILYEDQEMCVYFSGSNDYCEPLKGKRKRKK from the coding sequence TTGAGAACATTCACGGCCCGTCGCCGCACACTGCGCGTAATACTTTCGGCCGGCCTGCTGACGGGGCTGCTCGGCACGACGCCTGCGGCTGTCGCCGCCGAGGAGCCGGGGCTGACGCCTCAACAGGCACGGCCATACGTGGTCGGCTACTGGCAGACCGGCGGCCGCGGCCTCAAGGAAGCCGCCGAGCAGGCGCTGCTCGGCGGCGACGATGCGGTCCGCAAGTTCCTCGACGAGGCCGAGGGGATCGAGCACGCCGACAACCGTGTGGAGACCGCACGGCTGGCGATGACCGGTGGGCCGCGCGTGCGCGAGGCGGCGGTGGCGGCGTTGCATAAGACGCCTGCCGAGTTGCGGGACTTCCTCCTGAAGGGTCTCGAGCAGCCGCAGGATGCCGACCGCAGGGTCGACATCGCCCGCCTGGTGCAAATCGGCGGACCTCGCGTGCGTCAGGCTGGCGAGGCCGCTCTCAAGGGCAGCTACGCCGACCGCGAGACGTTCCTGCAACAGGACCAGTACACCGCCCAGGAGACGGACAACCGGGTCGAAGTGGCCCGTATGACCAGCACCGGCGGCCCGAACGTCCAGGCCGCGGCACGGGCGGCGTTGCAGGGCACGCCCGAGGACATCGTCGAGTTCCTGGAGGTCGGTCAGTTCACCGCCCGCAACCGCGACCAGGAGCACGCGACCATCGCGGAGCTGACCGCGCAGGCACAAGCGGCCGGCAAGCAGGCCGAGGACGCCACGAAACAGGCTGAGGAAGCGTCCAACAAGGCCGTACAGGCATCGAACCTGGCCAAGGAAGCGGCCACGAAGGCCGCCGCGGAGACGCAAGCGGCGAAGAACGACGCCAAGCGGGCCGCGGTCAAGGCGGCCCAGGCAGCCGAAGCCGCCCGCGCCGCCGCCCAGGCGGCCCAGGAAGCCATCGGCTCCGCCAACGCCGCCAACCGCGCCGCCCGCAGAGCCGCGCTCGCCGCCGCCCAGACCGCCTCCGCCGCGGCCGCGGCAGCCGACGCCGCGAACACGGCCCACAACGCGGCCGTGGCCGCGGCCGGCGACGCCTCCAAGGCGGACGCCGCAAGGACGGCCGCCGCCGGCGCCCGCGCAGCAGCCCAGTTCGCCACCCAGTCCGCCGTGGCGGCCCAGAACGCCGGTCGCGCCTCCGCCGCGGCCGCCCTGGCCTCCGACGCGGCCAAGGGAGCCTCAGCCAACGCTCTGGCCGCCGCCGCAGCCGCCGAACAAGCCAACGACTACGCCGACGCGGCGGGCGCCCACTCTACGGAAGCGCGCCAGGCAGCCATCGAAGCCCGCCGCCACGCCAACGCGGCCAACGCCGCCGCCAACCGCTCCGCCGGCTTCGCCCGCCGCGCCGCCGACGCCGCATACGGCGCACGCGACGCCGCGAACTCCGCCGCCGCCCACGCCAACAAGGCAGCCGACTACGCCGACGACGCCGCTGAACACGCCGGCGTAGCCGCGACCTACAGCGCCCAGGCACAGAAGAACGCGGAAGCCGCCAAGAACGCCGCCGACACCGCGGCCGCAGCCGTGACCAAGGCCAAGGAAGTCGCGAGCCTGGCCAGAGAAATCGAAGCCGGCGCCCTGGAGACCCGCACTCAGGCGGCGATCGAACGCGCCATGAGCCTGAAAGCGGAAAGCGAAGCCCAGGTCTCCGCATCCGCCTCCCTCCAGGTCCAGGCCCTGTCCCTCAACGACACCGCGACCTCCCTGGCCACAGAAGCCGCGCGACCCGACGTCGACGTCAAGGCGACGGCCACCAAGGGCCGCCAGCTCGCCATGCAGGCGATGAAGCTCCTCGGGCCCTGGCACCAGGACGCCGCCGCACGCGCCCTGTCCGGAACCGACCAAGACGTCCTGGACTACCTGCGCACCCGCTGGAAGGAAGCCAACCACAGCGACGCCCGTCAGCGCGTCGCCAACCTCAGCACACAAAGCCCCCACCCCTCCGTCCGCACCGCCGCCACAGAGGCACTGAAGGGCACCCCCGAACAAGTCGAAGCGTTCCTGAACGAAGGCCGCTTCACCGCCGGGTACACCGAGATGCGGGTGGAGGTGGCCCGCTACACCAACACCGGCGGAACACACGTCAAGGAAGCCGCCCAAAAAGCCCTCACCAACGGCAGCGGAAAGGCCCTCGCCGTCTTCCTCCAGGCGGGCCAGTACGCGGCCCGTATGGCGGACGAGCGGGTCGCCGCGGCCCAGCTGACCAACATCGGCGGCGAGGAAGCAAAAGCCGCCGCCAAAATCGCCCTCGCGGGATCGCCCGCGAGCCTCCACGACTTCATCGCCACCGGCCAGCACACAGCCCACCTCAAGGACGACCTGGCCACCCACCACGTCGACCAGATCAACCGGCTTCTGAACGAAGGCGACGTCATCGTCGCCAAAGCCCAGAAGAACCGCTGGCTCGCAGCCGAAGCCGCCGCCAAGGCCGTCCAGGCAACAGCCGACGCCCAAAAGGCCGCCGGGCAGGCCGCAGAGTCAGCACGCCAGGCACAGACCGCAGCCAACGACGCCACAGCCTCCGCGAACAAGGCCGCCAACAGCGCCGCCGCCGCCCACAACTCGGCAGCCACAGCCCGCAACGCCGCCGACCGAGCCAACCAAGACGCATCCGACGCCGAGAACTCCGCCGCCCAAGCCGATGACTCAGCCTCCTACGCCCGGCAATCGGCCAAGCAGGCCAACGACTCCGCCGAGCAGGCACACAAGTCCGCCCTCGCCGCCGGCAAAAGCCGCGACGAAGCCGAGACCATGGCCAAGGACGCCTGGACGGCTGTCCGCGACCTCGTCGAGAAGGAGATGGCCGAGGCGCTCCGCCAGGCAGAGGCGGAACGCAAGCAGCAGCAGCAGCAGAAGGCAAAGCCCAAACGGATCTGCCGGCCGTTCGCCAGCCGCGAATCCATGATTCCATTGATCCCCTGCCTCCAGGATTTTGAGAACTCCGAGATCTCGGTTGGGGAAGTCGCACCCGTCCTGCGGAACATCATCTGGGAAGTCACCGGCCTCAACGACATCAAGGCCTGCATCAAGGAACCCACCCTCTTCGGATGCACCGTCGCCGCCGCGGGAGTCACGCCCTGGGGCAAAATCAAACTCGTCGGCAAACTCGCCGGCAAACTCGATGACGCCGTCGAAGCCCTGAAGAACATGCGTGTCACCAGGCGCGCGGTCCAATGCCTCACCTCGAACGCAGCACACAGCTTCCCCGCCGGCACGCGGGTCCTCACGGCCGCGGGCACATCCGTGCCCATCGAGGAGATCCGAGTCGGTGACCGGATCACTGCCACCGACCCCACTACCGGGGAAACCGGGCCCCGTGCGGTCACTCGCACCATCCGCACTCCCGACGACCGCAACTTCACCGACGTCACCCTCACCGACGGCTCCTCCATAACCTCTACGGCGGGCCACCCTTACTGGGTCGAGAACCGAAAGCGCTGGATCGACGCACGCGACCTGCGCGCCGGTGACGCCCTGCGCACGCCGGTCGGTACCACCGTCGAGGTCAACGACACTCATCGCTGGACCGGCCTACAGCCCGCCTACGACCTGACCGTCGATGACCTCCACAGTTACTACGTCAACACCGGCTCCGTCGATGTCCTCGTCCATAACACCGACGGTGTGTGTCCCGCCTGGGTCCTCAAAGCGCTGGATGAACTCGGGCCTTCGCCGCGTGGGCACGCCACCTCCGGCTTTGCGTTCCGCGATGGAGAGCGTGTCTGGCAGCGCCCCATCGTGAGTGGACTATCGCCCAACTCCCAGAAGATCAGCGACTTCTTGGAAGCCTCGGACGACTTCCCCGAATTCTTGGAGTACGTCGGTACGGCTCATCATGCCGAGGTCAAGCTGGCGTGGGAGATGGCGGAGAACGGGCCCAAGGGCGAGAAGCTTGATTTTGTCATCAATAAGAATTACGTTTGCCCGAAGCCTCCCGAGGTGCCGCAGCCGAAATTGACTCCAATGGGCTGCCTTCAGGCTGTCCCTGCGATCCTGTATGAAGACCAGGAGATGTGTGTCTACTTTTCCGGGAGTAATGACTACTGTGAGCCGTTGAAGGGAAAGCGGAAGCGGAAGAAGTAG